The Mesorhizobium sp. AR02 genomic interval GCGAGCGGCAATATCGGCGCGAATGAACACCGTCACCGACCGGTCCTGATACAAAATGCGGTAGCCGCGCAGCACCTCCGCGATCCCAGGCGCGTCGTGCAGCGGCGGCATGGTTTGCTGGTTCTTCAGGTTCAGCAGCACCGGCGCGCGCGGTCCTGATGTTCCGTCGTCGACGATGATATCAGGCCGTTTCGAAGCAAGTTCGCCCGCGATCGACGCCGTATATCTTTCCCTGAGGGCGGCCAGATCCTGGCGTCGCGCGGGGTCCTGTTCCATCCCCATCAATATTCCCGCGTCATTGACCATCCAGCCCGATTGCTGCCGTGCCACGAAGCGGGCGCCGGTCATGCGGGCGAGCGGGTTGCTGAACTGCAATTGCGACGCGATCGACATCATGGTCGGATGAGCGACCGCGCGCACGATCGCCGCTGTCGCGGCATCCAGGTCGCGGCGCGACTGGGTGAAGGCCATGCCTTGCTGCAGCGCCGTCAAAAGCACGATCGAAAACAGGCCGAGCGCAGCACCCGCCTTGACCGGCAGCGGCAGGCTTCTGAGCGGTTTCAGCCTGACATATTGCAGCATCAGCGCCAGGACGCCGAGCGTCAGGAAGGGCAATGCCTGATAGGTCCAGCCCTTGCCCATGATGACGAAAGCCGGAACATAGGCGGCCCCCGCCAGCAGCATTGTCCTGGCATCGCGATCGGGCCGGCCGGGAGAGGCCATCGCCAGTGTGGCGACCGCCATGGCCACGAACATCGTGACCTGCCACAGCATCAGCACATCAATCACAGGCATGCGCATCGGCAGATAGACCTGGCGCAGCAAGGGCATGACGTCGGTGAAGAAGGGCTGCATGAAGACGGCCAGCGCAATCAAATAGGCGACGGTGAGCGTGGCGCCGATCACATTCTCCGTCGTCCAAAGCGGATGCAGCGAGCGCCGCTGCAGCGCGATGACCAGGGCCGGCACCGCCAGGGCGAGGACGCTGTAGGGCGGTTTGATCATGACGAAGATACCGGCGCCGACGCCCGCGACGATCCGCTCGGCGACGCTGCCGGCCTTGAAATCGACAGTCCTGTCGCGCGCTGAAAACAGGGCCAGCCACGGCAGCAGGACGATGACGGCTATCTGTTCGCGCTGGCCGAAATCGATCGGAAACAGGAACAGCAGAATAAAGCGGCCGGCACCATCCAGAGATGCCGTTTCAGCGTTTCGTCCGCCCGCGCGGCAATACGGGCTGAAAACCAGACCGATGCTATCGCCAGCGTGGTCACGCCGATGCTCACCCAGAGTTCCGCCGAAAGCCCGGTCAGCCGCTCGAGCAGCACGAAAGGCAGATAGAGCCAGGCGGAAAAGGCCGGATTGACCTCGATGATGTCAACCGAAAGGCGCTCGCCGTCGAGCACACGTTCGCCGATCACCAGCAGCCAGGACACGTCGACATTGCCGGGCATGACAAGCAACGAGACAATGATCGCATAGGCGGCAATCAGCAGCGTCGCGGCCACCGGCCAGCCGAGCCGAACGGCGGCTGCGGCCGTGACGGAACGCAACCCGGCCGGTTGGTCGGAAGCAACGAATGGCGCGTCCATGCCAGCTATCCTCACCACCAAAGCAGCAATCGAGCAGGATATCTAGCAAACAGGCAGTTAAGGGCGTTCTAACTGGCAGTTGAATGCGGCCTGAGCCTCAGAGCTTGCGCAGTGCTACTTCCTCGATCAAGTGGTCGGCGCCCTTGCGCAGGATCAAGTCGGCGCGGGCACGCGTCGGCAGGATGTTCTCGCGCAAATTCTTCAGGTTGATGTTGGTCCACAGGCCTTCGGCAATAGCGCGCGCCGAATCCTCCGACAGCTGCGAATAGCGATGGAAGAAGGAGTCCGGATTGCGGAAGGCTGTTTCGCGCAGCCGCATGAAGCGCGAGATATACCACTCGTGGATCAGCTTCTCGTCGGCATCGATGTAGATGGCGAAATCGAAGAAGTCGGACAGGAAAGGCACAATCTTGCCGTCCTGCGGCAGCTTGCCCGGCTGCAGGACATTGATGCCTTCGAAGATCAGGATATCGGGCCGGTCGATGGTGACGAACTCGCCGGGAATGACGTCATAGGTGAGGTGCGAATAGACCGGGGCGCGGACATCGGGCAGCGCCGACTTGATGCCCGAGAGGAAGCGCAGCAGCGCGCCGACATCGTAGCTGTCGGGAAAGCCCTTGCGTTCCATCAGGTTTTCACGGCGCAGCACCTCATTGGGCAGCAGGAAACCGTCGGTGGTGATGAGATCGACCTTGGGGCTCGACGGCCAGCGCGCCAGAAGTTCCTTCAGCACGCGCGCGGTGGTCGACTTGCCGACCGCGACGGAACCGGCGATGCCGATGATGAACGGCGTCTTGACCACGTCGACGGCATTGAAGAAGGCCTGGCGCTGCCTGAACAGCAATTGGCTCGCCTCGACGTGGGCGGACAGAAGGCGCGACAGCGACAGATAGATGCGCTTGACCTCTTCGAGGTCGACCGGGTCGTTGAGCGAACG includes:
- the coaA gene encoding type I pantothenate kinase, whose amino-acid sequence is MDQLAPTEKYSPFRFFSAEQWSRFRADTPLTLSDDEFRRLRSLNDPVDLEEVKRIYLSLSRLLSAHVEASQLLFRQRQAFFNAVDVVKTPFIIGIAGSVAVGKSTTARVLKELLARWPSSPKVDLITTDGFLLPNEVLRRENLMERKGFPDSYDVGALLRFLSGIKSALPDVRAPVYSHLTYDVIPGEFVTIDRPDILIFEGINVLQPGKLPQDGKIVPFLSDFFDFAIYIDADEKLIHEWYISRFMRLRETAFRNPDSFFHRYSQLSEDSARAIAEGLWTNINLKNLRENILPTRARADLILRKGADHLIEEVALRKL